The nucleotide window TGCATCATCGCCGCCGAGGTGGTCAGTTCGTTGCCGACGAATTCGAGTCCCTGCTCTTCCGACCAGGGAAGCCCGTGAGCGTTCATCAGCTCGGTTTCGGCTCTGATCCAGTACGGTTCCGTATCGACCAGGGTTCCGTCCATATCCCAGAGGACTGCGGCAGGTTCGGCTGAGGCAGAATTCGTCATAGTGCCAGCGTAGTCTTGAACCATGAGCTTTCTTCCATCCGGGTCCGGGGCACTCGTGTTCATCGCCTTCGAAGGTCAGGATGCCGATGCTTCCGAAGCGGCGAGTTCGCTGGCCAAGGATCTCGTCGAAGTCTGGGCGCTGAACGACGCGGAGATCCTCGACACCGACGGGTTCTACGAATTCCGCTTCTCCGAACCGGAGATCCTCCGCGACGAGGACGGCACCGCATCGATCGCCTGGCCGGGCATCGCCGTCCATCGCGGCCATCACGGCGGACTGCCGGTGACCATCATCCACGGTCATGAGCCGGGGCTGAAATGGCGGGAGTTCCTCTCCCTCATCCTCGGCCAGATCGGGCCGGACGATGCGGTCGTCCTCCTCGGTTCACTCCACGCGGAAGTGCCGCACACCCGCCCGCTGCCGGTCGTCGCGAACACCGAGGATCGGGCGCTGGCCCATGAACTCGACATCGACGCCAACGGCTATGAGGGCCCGATCGGCATCCTCGGCCTCCTCGGGGTCGCCTGTCAGTGGCGGAATCTGCGTGCCGTCAACCTGTGGGTCGGAGTGCCCGACTACCTTGCCGACTCCCCCTCGCCGAAGGCGGAGCTCGCCTTGGCGAAGGCGGTCGAGCACTATGCGGAGATCGAAGTCGACATCCATGTCCTCGAAGAGGAGAGCCGTGCGTGGGAGCTCGGTGCCGATGAGCTCGTCTCCCTCAATCCGCGGCTGGCCGAACTCGTTCGAGCGCTGGAAGAGGGAACCGACTCCGCCGAACTGCCCGAAGCCAGCGGAGACGCCATCGCGGCCGAGTTCGAACGCTATCTGCGCAAACGCGGCCGCGACCGATAGCGACGCATCTCAGCCGAACAGGCGAGGTCTCAGTCGAGCAGACGGAATCTCGGCCTCCCTGGCCGAATCTCAGTCGAGGAGACGAATTCCCAGCAGCGCGTCGACGGCGTCGGCGACCCGGTCACCGCTGACAGAGGCGGTGGCCGAGGGCTCGGAGTCTGCGTAGTGGTCGGCCCACTCGTCGAGGATTCCCAGCGCACGCGGGCTGTCGAGGTCGTCGGTGAGTGCTTCGCGGAGCAGACCGATGATGTGTCCGCGCAGGCCCTCGCGGCATTCGGACTCGCATTTCGCCGCATGCCGCCACGCGTCCAGACGGGCGGAGGCGGTCTCGAGCTGCTCTTCGGTGAAGCTCCAGTCGCTGCGGTAGTGGTTGGACAGGATCACGGTCCGAATGACCATCGGGTCGACTCCGCGTTCGCGCAGCTGTGAGACGAGCACGAGGTTGCCCTTGGACTTGCTCATCTTCTCGCCGTCGAGACCGACCATGCCGGTGTGCATGTAGGTCTTGGCCATCGGGGTGTCCCGCCAGGCCGCGGCGTGTGCTGCGCTCATCTCGTGGTGCGGGAAGATCAGATCGTTTCCACCGCCCTGCACATCGACCGGCAGGCCCGCGTACTTGTCGACGATGACGGTGCATTCGACGTGCCAGCCGGGCCGCCCTCGGCCCAGCGAGCCTCCGTCCCACGCCGGTTCGCCCTCACGTTCGGCACGCCACAGCAGCGGATCGATCGGGTTGTCCTTGCCCGGTGTGTCCGGGTCGCCGCCGCGTTCGGCGGACAGCGCCGCCATCGTCTTCTCATCGTCATGGCTGACGGTGCCGAAGGGTGGGGTGATCGGGGTCGACACCCGGTAGTAGACGTCGCCGTTGTCCAGTGTGTAGGCGGCACCCTTGGCGACGAGGTCCTCAACGGCCGCGGCGATCTCGGCGACCGTCTCGACGACGCCGATGAAGCTCTGCGGCGGGATCACCCGCAGTGCCTCCATGTCCTCGCGGTAGAGCTGGATCTGGGAGGAGGCGAGCTCGCGCCAGTCGACTCCGGTGGCGTCGGCCCTCTCCAGCAGCGGATCGTCGACATCGGTGGTGTTCTGCACGTAGTTGACGTCGAGTCCGGCATCACGCCAGATGCGGTTGAGCAGGTCGAAGGCCACATAGGTGGCGGCGTGACCGAGATGCGTCGCATCGTAGGGAGTGATCCCGCACACGTAGAGGCGAGCGGTCTGCTCGCGGCCGCGCAGACGACGCGGGCTGCGGGTGCTCGTGTCGAAGACCGTGGGCACCTTGCCGGTGCTGGTCAGACGGGGCAGTTGAGGTTCGGGCCATGACTTCACGGCCACCAGCCTAACCGAGAGTCAGGCGTTCGGCACTTCACTGCGAAAGCGGCCGAAGCGAACCCTGCCACGGGATGTGTGTCCTCAGATGGGCGGCCAGGGGATGGCTGTGCGGTTCTCGGGTGCTTCGGGGAAGAACTCCGCTGTGAGAAGAGTCTCGGCGCGCCCGCGCAGCGCTGCGATCTCCGTCGTCGACAGGCAGTCGGAGAGTCGGTTCTGCAGGGCCTGGCCCATGTCGACGATCTCTTCGAGGGCATCGATCTCCTCGGCCTGGAAGGAGGTGCGGGCGAAGCCCCACAGCACGGTGCGCAGCTTCTCCTCGTGGTGGAAGGTCAGACCGTTGTCGATGCCGAAGATTCCGACATCCCGCGCATCGGTGCTCGGCAGGGCGCTGCCGGTGATGACGTGGCCGGCCTTCCGGTCGGCATTGTTGGCGAGCAGGTCGAAGAAGGCGATGGCCCGCAGGCCTTCGCCGACCGCATGGGACAGGACCAGGTCGCGCCCGTCCTCGGTGCGCAGAGCGAAGATCGGGGTGTGGTCGGCCGGGATCGTCTGGACCGAGGTCAGGGTCACCGCCTCATCGTCGTCAGAGGCCTCGATGTAGGCCTGCAGGGAGCCTGGACCGGCGGGCAGATCGTGGCGGAGGACCGTGGGCGGGACGACGTCGAGGCCGAGTGAGTCGCTGAGCCGGAAAGCCGCGACCTCGCGCAGGGCCAGGGTCGCTTCTGGGAAGTCGTGCAGCGGTCGTTCCCCGGAGATCGGCTTGTACACGGCTTTGATCGCTCGACCTGCCTGTTCGATGACGAGCAGGCGGGTGTCGTTGCTGGCCCGCGGGATCGCGCCCATCTCCGTCCACTCCCCCGCGGTCAGAGCGTCGAGGAGAAAGCTGTGGTCCATCACGGTTCAGGCGCGCGGGATCCCATTGGCCCGCGGACACAGGTGCCCGTCGGGTTCGAGCGGCAGCGAGCAGAACGGGCAGTCCCCGCGCCCTGCCCCGACGACCTGTTCGCCGCGACGGGAGAACTCTCGGGCGGCTGCGGCGTCGAGGACGACACGCAGCACTTCGCGTTCGACCTCGTCGTCGTCCGGGTCCGCAGAGGTCCCGGCCTGTGCGTCCGCCTCGGTGAGTTCGAAGCATTCGATGACGAGCTCGTGTTTGACCGTATCCCATCCCAGGCTCATGGTGCCGACGCGGAATTCGGGTTCGATGGGCACATTGAGCCCGGCATTGTCGATCCGGTCATCCAACGCTGTCTGCGGCACCCGTGCGGCAGGATCCTTGACCATGACCATGTCGAGCAGCTCGGTGATCCGATCGGCGAGGATCTCCACCTGCTCCTTCTCCACCACGACGGTCGTGAGCGCGCTGCCGGACTTCGCCTGGAGGAGGAAGGTCCTCTCCCCCGGCAGTCCGATCGTGCCGACGACGAAACGGTCAGGTGCGGGGTGGTCGTAGAGAGCTGCCATGTCTTCAGCCTAGTTCAAACCCTTACATGTGACTCCGGCCTGGGATACATTTGAGTCATGAGCACTGATCCTCGTGAGGCCCTGGACGCATTCCTCGAAGCAGTGAGAGAGCACTACGCTGCATCCGCGCACCGCAACGGTGACCAAGACCCCCGAGTCGAAGCCGCTTATATGGCTTTGGCCGATGCCTTCGAAATCTACGAAGACGCGATCTACACCGCGTTCGACGAAGTGACTCCCTTCGAACTCTTCGACGACGTCGAGGATGCGAAGGACGATGACGACGATTTCATCATCGATGACGACGACGAGGACGAATGACGCGGCCTCGCAGCTGGACCAGCCTCGCTGTTGACCCAGCGTCCCAACTCATCCAGCATCTCAACTGACGCAGCCGATCAGGAGATCTGGTCGAGCACCTCGGCGATCTCCTCGGCCAGTTCGACCTCGCTGCTGGTGATCTCGGCCAGCTGAGCCGGTGTTCGCGGCGAGACCAGCGAACAGGCGATGCCCTGGTGCCGGTTGAATGCCAAGGCGATATCGGTCGTCGACACGCCCAAGGCGGCAGCGGCCTTCCGGACCCCGGCGAGCACCCGGTTCGACCGGTCATCGAGATAAGCGCCGACATAGTCGCCGAGTTCGCCGGCCAGACGAGAATCGGACGGTGTCGACGCGGCATATTTGTCGGTGAGCACTCCGCGGCCCAGCCCGGCGCCGGCGATGAGTGAGACTCCGGCGTAGTCGGCGGCAGGGATGAGATCGTCTTCGGCGTCCCTGTTGAGCAGCGAGTATTCGGCGACGGCGCAGGCGATCGGAATCCCGGCTCCGCGCATCTCCGCGAGCTGCCACCCGGTGTGGTGGGAGACTCCCACGTAGCGGATCTTGCCCAGAGTCAGCAGCGTATCGATCGCCGAGGCGGTCTCCGACCGATCGACGTCGGTGTCGAAGACATCGAGGACGAGTACGTCGAGGTGGCTGCGTCCGGTCGTGCGCAGCAGGAAGTCCACCTGGGACAGGATGCGCGCCCGCCCGAGTCCGACCTCGATATGGTCCGCATCACTCATGGACACGCCCACACGGGCCATGACCAGGATCTCTTCGGGAAGTCTCAGCTCCCCCAGGACCGACGCCGCGACCGTGGCCGAACTTGGCAGCTCGATAAGGTTCCCACCAGCACTTATATAGTCGTCGACGAGAAGTTGAGCGGTCCGGTCGTCGACCCGGTGCCCCCATTCGAAGGTTCCGAGACCCACATCGCTGACGTCAAGACCGGTGGTGCCGAGGCGTTGGTGCTTCATGCTTCTTGAGGTTACCTGATCAGGCGACTACCGTGGTTTCGTTCCCAACCCACATTCTCAAGGAGTCGTATGTACGACTGGCTCGTCGCTGCCGTTCTCGGAATCGTGCAGGCACTCACCGAGTTCCTCCCGATCTCGTCCTCGGCGCATGTGCGCATCGTCGGCGAACTCATGCTGCCCGGTTCCGATCCCGGCGCCTTCTTCACCGCGATCATCCAGATCGGCACCGAAGCCGCCGTCATCGTCTACTTCTGGCACGATATCGTCTCGATCATCTCCAAATGGTGCAAGGCCCTGGTCGGCAAGCACGATCGCAGAGATCCCGAGGTGCGCCTGGGCTGGCTGATCATCGTCGGCTCGATTCCCATCGTCATCATCGGACTGCTGTTCCAGGACTACATCGAGGGCGCACTGCGCAGCCTGTGGATCACCGCGACGATGCTCATCGTCTTCGGCCTCATCATCGGCCTCGCCGACTGGGTCGGCAAACGCCAGCGCACCCTCGACGACATGACCTGGGGACAGGGCATCCTGTACGGACTCGCGCAGGCCCTGGCCGTCATCCCCGGCGTATCGCGTTCCGGCGGCACGATCATGGCCGGTCGGTTCATGGGCTTCGATCGCCCCTCGGCAGCCCGCTATTCCTTCCTGCTGGCGATCCCGGCCGTCGTCGGATCGGGCCTCTACGGGGTCTATCAGACACTCGGCAGCACCGATATGGTGCTCGGCTGGGGGCCGACGATCCTCGCCACGATCATCTCCTTCGGCCTCGGACTCGTCGTCATCCACTGGTTCCTGCGCTACGTCGAGACGAAGTCGTTCGCGATCTTCGTCTGGTACCGCGTGGCCTTGGGCATCGTGCTCTACATTCTGCTCGGCACCGGCGTCCTCGCCGCCGTCTGATCCCGGGTAGCCGAGCTCGGTCTTTAGCGAATCTGCTGAGCTCGGCCTTCAGCGAATCCTCTGAGTTCGGCCTTCATGCGCGGAGGCCGGGGTCAGCGGATTCCGCCCCCGCCGACGGCACCTGATTGGGCGAGTCCGGCAGCGGTCACCGACATCGCCGCGAGCACGGGGACCGCACCCGAGTAGTCGATGACGGTGAACGAGCCCGGGGCCACACTCAGTCGTTGGAAGTCATCGAGGGGCATGCCCAGAGCATCGGCGATGATCGCCTTGATGATGTCGCCGTGAGAGACGACCATCGCCCACCGCGGTGACTCCTTCGACTCCTCCGCGCCGAGCTCGGCCACAAGCGAACGGACGCGGTCAACGGATCGGCGGGCCGCCTCGGCGATGGATTCCCCTCCGGGGAACTCGGCCTGCGATGCACGTCGCAGCACCGTGGCCCACAGCGGTTCTTCGGCAAGTTCTTTCAGCGTCCGCCCGGTCCAGTCGCCGTAGTCGAGTTCGATGACGGACTCGTCGGCGGACACAGAATCGAATTCCGCTGCCCGCTGTGCGATCTCCGCCGTCTCCGCACAGCGCTGCAGCGGCGAATGCAGCAGACGGGAGAAACGCCGGTTCGGCAGCAGCGCCAGGTTCGCTTCGAGCGCTGACGCTCCCGCATCGGTCAGGGACACGCCGGGAGCTCGTCCGGCCAGGATTCCGGACACATTGGCACTGGAGAGGCCGTGCCGCAGCAGAACGATGACGGGCATACCATCCAGATTAGCCCAGATCGTCTAGGGTGGGCCTATGAAACGTCAGCGTCCACGTATGACCTACGAGTTCCGCAAGGTCTCGTTCTCCAAGGATGTACCGCGCTCGGTGAGCCTGCAGGAGCTCAATGACGAGGCGGAATACGGCAAATGGGAGCTCGCCCGGACTCGGATCTCCGTCGGCGGAGTCCGCACCGTCTGGCTGCGCCGCAAAATCATGCCGCTGTCACTGAGCAGCTGAGAGTGTGAGGTCTCAGCCTCTCCTCCCCGTCCTCTCCGCAGGGCTGATCACGGTCGTCGCTGGAGCGGCGATGTCCCTGCAGGGACGCGCGAACGGCCTGCTCGGTCAGGTGCTCGGCCATGCTGTCTTCGCCGCACTCGTCTCATTCGTCGTCGGACTCCTCGTCGTCGGCACCGCCCTCATCGTCTCGCCGCGCTCGCGCGGGGCCGTATGGCGGCTGCTCGGACTGCTGCGGCAGCGGTCCCTGCCGTGGTGGGTGATGCTCGGTGGGCTGAGCGGCGGACTCGTCGTCATCGCTCAGGCCCTGACCGTGCCGCTCATGGGCGTGGCGATGTTCACGATGGCCTTCGTCTCCGGGCAGGTCACCGGTGGACTCATCGTCGACTCCACCGATCTGCCGCCCGGCGGTCGCCGGCGACTCGATGTCCTCCGTGTGATCGGCGTGCTCATCGTGCTCGGGTCTTTGGCGCTCGGCGCCGGTCAGCGGCTGCAGACGGGAATCCCGCTGTGGGCTCCCCTGCTGCCGTTCGCCTCCGGAGCATTGACGAGTGTCCAGCAGGCTTTCAACGGCCGCATCCGCGCCGCCACCGGGTCTGCGGTCGTCGCGACGACGGTGAACTTCACCGTCGGCTTCGCCGCCCTTGTCCTCGGCACCGCGGTGCTGCTGGTCGCAGGGGTCCCGTGGGCCGGTCTTCCCACCGCACCGGATGAGTGGTGGATCATACTGGGCGGGGTCTTCGGGGTCATCTTCATCGCCTTGACGACGGTGACGGTGGCCCGCCTCGGGGTGCTGCTGCTGAGCCTGTTCGCGCTCTTCGGCAATCTTCTCGGCGCGCTCCTGCTCGATGTGCTGTTGCCGATCCCGGGGTCGGTGGTCACGCTCACGACGGTTGTCAGCGCCGTCGGTGTGCTCGCCGGGATCGTCGTCACCGTCATGCCTTCATCAGGAAGTCCCCGAGCACGCGAGTCCCGAACTTGAGGGCGGAGATCGGCACACGCTCGTCGACGCCGTGGAACATCGCGGGGAAATCGAGGTCGCCGGTCAGCTGCAGCGGTGCGAAACCATAGCCGGTGATGCCCAGCTCTGCCATCGACTTGTTGTCCGTTCCGCCGGAGAGCGTGTACGGAAGCACCTTCGCACTCGGGTCGTCGGCCAGCAGGCTCGCCTTCATCTGCGCCACGAGCGGAGTGTCGAACGGGGCCTCGAGTGCCTCACCTTCGTCCTCGGCGGAGATGTCGATGCCCTCCCCTGCGAGCTCCTTGATCGTGAGCATGACGTCTTCGTGCTGGCCGGGCAGGGTGCGGCAGTCGACGTAGGCCGTGGCCGTGCCGGGAATGACATTGTGCTTGTAGCCGGCGTCGAGGAAGGACGGGTTCGAGGTGTTCTGCAGGGTGGGGGCGACGAATTTCTCGACCGAGCCGAGTTCGGCCAGCAGCTGCGGGATCGTCTCCGACCGGAACTCGATGCCTGTCAGCTCCGAGACGCCCTCGAGCAGCTTCCGGGTGGCCAGCGGGATGTCCTGCGGCCAGGGATGGTTGCCGATGCGCGAGATCGCCTCGGCCAAACGGGTGACAGGGTTGTCGTCATTGCGCTGGGAGCCGTGCCCGGCGGTGCCGTGGGCGATGAGGTTGAGCCAGGCCAGGCCCTTCTCGGCTGTCTGGATGAGGTAGACGCGCTGACCGCGGATGTCGACGGAGTAGCCGCCGACCTCGGAGATCGCCTCGGTGGCACCGGAGAAGAGCTCCGGGCGATTGCGCACCATATGACGGGCGCCGTAGTTGCCGCCGGCTTCCTCATCGGCGAAGAAGGCGATGATGAGGTCGCGGCGCGGGCGCAGACCCTGGGCCATCATCGCCCGGACAGAGGCGATGATCATCGCGTCCATATCCTTCATGTCCACCGCTCCCCTGCCCCACAGCAGGCCGTCCTTGATGACGCCTTCGAAGGGATCGACGCTCCAGTCCTCGGCAGCCGCGGGCACGACGTCGGTGTGACCGTGGACGACGAGCGCGGGCGCGCTCGGATCCGTGCCCTCGACGCGGGCGACGAGATTGGCCCGGCCGGGTGAGGATTCGACGATCTCGGACTTCAGGTCCACCTCGGCGAACCAGGAGGCGATGAGTTCCGCGGCAGGCAGCTCCGGGTTGGCTTTGTTGCCGCCCCAGTTCTGAGTGTCGATGCGGATGAGCTGGCGGCACAGTTCGGTGACTTCCGCCTCGGCGGCGCTGAAATCAGACACAGGGACTCCCGTCGGTGGTGATCCGATCACGCTTCTGCGCGGTGATCGTACGGCTGTCTCCCACCGTATCCCACCCGCGA belongs to Brevibacterium spongiae and includes:
- a CDS encoding DUF5703 family protein is translated as MTYEFRKVSFSKDVPRSVSLQELNDEAEYGKWELARTRISVGGVRTVWLRRKIMPLSLSS
- a CDS encoding PAC2 family protein produces the protein MSFLPSGSGALVFIAFEGQDADASEAASSLAKDLVEVWALNDAEILDTDGFYEFRFSEPEILRDEDGTASIAWPGIAVHRGHHGGLPVTIIHGHEPGLKWREFLSLILGQIGPDDAVVLLGSLHAEVPHTRPLPVVANTEDRALAHELDIDANGYEGPIGILGLLGVACQWRNLRAVNLWVGVPDYLADSPSPKAELALAKAVEHYAEIEVDIHVLEEESRAWELGADELVSLNPRLAELVRALEEGTDSAELPEASGDAIAAEFERYLRKRGRDR
- a CDS encoding DMT family transporter: MRSQPLLPVLSAGLITVVAGAAMSLQGRANGLLGQVLGHAVFAALVSFVVGLLVVGTALIVSPRSRGAVWRLLGLLRQRSLPWWVMLGGLSGGLVVIAQALTVPLMGVAMFTMAFVSGQVTGGLIVDSTDLPPGGRRRLDVLRVIGVLIVLGSLALGAGQRLQTGIPLWAPLLPFASGALTSVQQAFNGRIRAATGSAVVATTVNFTVGFAALVLGTAVLLVAGVPWAGLPTAPDEWWIILGGVFGVIFIALTTVTVARLGVLLLSLFALFGNLLGALLLDVLLPIPGSVVTLTTVVSAVGVLAGIVVTVMPSSGSPRARESRT
- a CDS encoding aldo/keto reductase, which encodes MKHQRLGTTGLDVSDVGLGTFEWGHRVDDRTAQLLVDDYISAGGNLIELPSSATVAASVLGELRLPEEILVMARVGVSMSDADHIEVGLGRARILSQVDFLLRTTGRSHLDVLVLDVFDTDVDRSETASAIDTLLTLGKIRYVGVSHHTGWQLAEMRGAGIPIACAVAEYSLLNRDAEDDLIPAADYAGVSLIAGAGLGRGVLTDKYAASTPSDSRLAGELGDYVGAYLDDRSNRVLAGVRKAAAALGVSTTDIALAFNRHQGIACSLVSPRTPAQLAEITSSEVELAEEIAEVLDQIS
- a CDS encoding undecaprenyl-diphosphate phosphatase; the encoded protein is MYDWLVAAVLGIVQALTEFLPISSSAHVRIVGELMLPGSDPGAFFTAIIQIGTEAAVIVYFWHDIVSIISKWCKALVGKHDRRDPEVRLGWLIIVGSIPIVIIGLLFQDYIEGALRSLWITATMLIVFGLIIGLADWVGKRQRTLDDMTWGQGILYGLAQALAVIPGVSRSGGTIMAGRFMGFDRPSAARYSFLLAIPAVVGSGLYGVYQTLGSTDMVLGWGPTILATIISFGLGLVVIHWFLRYVETKSFAIFVWYRVALGIVLYILLGTGVLAAV
- a CDS encoding DUF3090 domain-containing protein, with translation MAALYDHPAPDRFVVGTIGLPGERTFLLQAKSGSALTTVVVEKEQVEILADRITELLDMVMVKDPAARVPQTALDDRIDNAGLNVPIEPEFRVGTMSLGWDTVKHELVIECFELTEADAQAGTSADPDDDEVEREVLRVVLDAAAAREFSRRGEQVVGAGRGDCPFCSLPLEPDGHLCPRANGIPRA
- a CDS encoding histidine phosphatase family protein, with product MPVIVLLRHGLSSANVSGILAGRAPGVSLTDAGASALEANLALLPNRRFSRLLHSPLQRCAETAEIAQRAAEFDSVSADESVIELDYGDWTGRTLKELAEEPLWATVLRRASQAEFPGGESIAEAARRSVDRVRSLVAELGAEESKESPRWAMVVSHGDIIKAIIADALGMPLDDFQRLSVAPGSFTVIDYSGAVPVLAAMSVTAAGLAQSGAVGGGGIR
- the mshC gene encoding cysteine--1-D-myo-inosityl 2-amino-2-deoxy-alpha-D-glucopyranoside ligase, producing MKSWPEPQLPRLTSTGKVPTVFDTSTRSPRRLRGREQTARLYVCGITPYDATHLGHAATYVAFDLLNRIWRDAGLDVNYVQNTTDVDDPLLERADATGVDWRELASSQIQLYREDMEALRVIPPQSFIGVVETVAEIAAAVEDLVAKGAAYTLDNGDVYYRVSTPITPPFGTVSHDDEKTMAALSAERGGDPDTPGKDNPIDPLLWRAEREGEPAWDGGSLGRGRPGWHVECTVIVDKYAGLPVDVQGGGNDLIFPHHEMSAAHAAAWRDTPMAKTYMHTGMVGLDGEKMSKSKGNLVLVSQLRERGVDPMVIRTVILSNHYRSDWSFTEEQLETASARLDAWRHAAKCESECREGLRGHIIGLLREALTDDLDSPRALGILDEWADHYADSEPSATASVSGDRVADAVDALLGIRLLD
- a CDS encoding M20/M25/M40 family metallo-hydrolase, with protein sequence MSDFSAAEAEVTELCRQLIRIDTQNWGGNKANPELPAAELIASWFAEVDLKSEIVESSPGRANLVARVEGTDPSAPALVVHGHTDVVPAAAEDWSVDPFEGVIKDGLLWGRGAVDMKDMDAMIIASVRAMMAQGLRPRRDLIIAFFADEEAGGNYGARHMVRNRPELFSGATEAISEVGGYSVDIRGQRVYLIQTAEKGLAWLNLIAHGTAGHGSQRNDDNPVTRLAEAISRIGNHPWPQDIPLATRKLLEGVSELTGIEFRSETIPQLLAELGSVEKFVAPTLQNTSNPSFLDAGYKHNVIPGTATAYVDCRTLPGQHEDVMLTIKELAGEGIDISAEDEGEALEAPFDTPLVAQMKASLLADDPSAKVLPYTLSGGTDNKSMAELGITGYGFAPLQLTGDLDFPAMFHGVDERVPISALKFGTRVLGDFLMKA
- a CDS encoding SCO1664 family protein; this translates as MDHSFLLDALTAGEWTEMGAIPRASNDTRLLVIEQAGRAIKAVYKPISGERPLHDFPEATLALREVAAFRLSDSLGLDVVPPTVLRHDLPAGPGSLQAYIEASDDDEAVTLTSVQTIPADHTPIFALRTEDGRDLVLSHAVGEGLRAIAFFDLLANNADRKAGHVITGSALPSTDARDVGIFGIDNGLTFHHEEKLRTVLWGFARTSFQAEEIDALEEIVDMGQALQNRLSDCLSTTEIAALRGRAETLLTAEFFPEAPENRTAIPWPPI